In one window of Canis lupus baileyi chromosome 10, mCanLup2.hap1, whole genome shotgun sequence DNA:
- the LOC140641528 gene encoding cyclin-dependent kinase 4 inhibitor B-like isoform X6 translates to MREEATGLLGGGGGGDGGGDGGGDGGDAGLASASAQGQAETVRQLLEAGADPNGVNSFGRRPIQVMMMGSTRVAQLLLLHGADPNCADPATLTRPVHDAAREGFLDTLVVLHRAGARLDVRDAWGRLPVDLAEERGHGAVARYLRAAAGD, encoded by the exons ATGCGCGAGGAGGCCACGGGCttgctcggcggcggcggcggcggggacggcggcggggacggcggcggggacggcggcgaCGCGGGCCTGGCCAGCGCCTCGGCGCAGGGGCAGGCGGAGACCGTGCGGCAGCTCCTGGAAGCCGGCGCGGATCCCAACGGAGTCAACAGCTTCGGCAGGCGCCCGATCCAG GTCATGATGATGGGCAGCACCCGCGTGgcccagctgctgctgctccacGGCGCCGACCCCAACTGTGCCGACCCCGCCACCCTCACCCGCCCTGTGCACGACGCGGCCCGGGAGGGCTTCCTGGACACGCTGGTGGTGCTGCACCGAGCCGGGGCGCGGCTGGACGTGCGCGATGCCTGGGGCCGCCTGCCCGTGGACCTGGCTGAGGAGCGGGGCCACGGCGCT